TACTCTGCAGTTCTCATTCCGTCTCACCGTGCCACCCGCCATTAGTTCTAAGCTCCTCGAGGTTCAGGTCCAGGTCATAAACTTCCCCCCATCCCCACGCTCTCAGCACCCATCTCGGGCCGCTGCTCTGCCAACTGCAGAAGGcaggccccttcccctctctgaggctcagttacTCCACCAGCAAGATGGGGCAAACAGCACCCACACCTCCAGACCCGGCAGGAGAAGCGCTCTGGACCCGGCGCGGGTGAGGCGGGGTCCCGCGTGGCGCCCCCGTAGCGTGTGTCGGCAGAacgcgcgggggcggggccgcgcgggGCCTCCCGGGAGTCGTAGTGCGCAGCGTTCGCAGTCTCCGCAGGCCCCGCGCGGAGGCCGGCGGACTCGCCCGGGAAGGTGGCGGGGGTCTACGGGGCGcgaggggctgggccctgggacgGCCCGGGGCGGGGATGGGGCAGTGGGCGTGCCCCGGGACTGGCCCTACTGCTACTGCTGGGGCAGCTGCTGGCGCTGCTGGGCCGCGGGGACGCGTTCTACCTCGAGGTCCGCGAGCTGGAGGAGAAGTGCTTCATCCAGGAGATCCCCGATGGCACTGTGGTCATAGGTGCGCGCGCTGCCAGCCCCGGCCTTGCCCGCCCCGCGTCCAGAGTCCTGAGAGGGAATGGGGGATGGGCGCCGCGGCATCAGCTCGGGCCAGCACCTCTCCTCCCCTGTACCGGGTGGGCACGGTTGGGAAATGGGGGAGCAGCAGTCTGGTCAAAGTATCCCCTCCCCAGCCAGTGCCGGGGCTGGGAACGCCGAGGGGGCAAGTCTGATCCAGACCGGGATGAAGGGAGAAAGCCGGagctgcagaggggaggggagagaggtggagggcTGTGGTCAGGCCTGGCACTCAGATGCTCgggtcttcctttcctcccctggCCCCCGTGACCCCAGGAGGTACTGAGTGGGCCCCTGGTCTTGGATGTGAACGGGGATGTGTCCTGGCTGCCTCTCTATTAGGTAACTACAAGACCGAGCTGTACGACCCTGCTATGGAAAAGTACCAGCCCTCCCCGCAGTGGAtcaatttatttgtgtttgtgaAGGACCCGGAGAACAAGGTGAGGCAGGCTTTGACTCCCGGCAGCCCCCCAAGCCTCCAGCGTCAATGCTTAGTCCGCCATTTCTCAGAGAAGGGCCCGTCTCTTTACAGGCAGGAAAGTTCAGGGACGGCCATGCTCTTTGTAGAGTACAGTGTATTGGCAGTGCTGGGATCTGAGACTTTCCAGCTCAAACTGATGCCATTTCCCTCACACCCTCCCCTCTGGTCTGGCCTGTGGGGACTGGACCTGGGTTCCTCTTCTGGAAGCATGTTCCTGGCCAGATTCTCTGTGCTCACTGGAGGCTGCTTCTTCTAGAACCTTCTGGCCCGTCAGTATGGTCCTCAGGGCAGCTTCACCTTCACCTCCCAGTCTCCTGGCGAGCATCAGATCTGCCTTCACCTGGAGTCCATCCGGTTCGCTCTCTTCTATGACGGCAAGCTGGTGAGTGTGGCAGCTGGGAGGTCCATGGTCCCTGGGGTTAGAAGGGTGCAGTGGGCGGTGCCTATTGAGAGGGCTAAGGCTTTACATGAAGTAAGCATACAGAGAACAGCTCCTAAAGAAAAAGAGGGACCCTGGGAGAGAGTCACTCTGACTTAAAATCCTCTCTTGGCTCCCTGCCATACCTCGAATAAAGACCAGGCTTCATAATGTGAAACTGAGAGCTATGCAGCATCTCAGTATTCCCAGGCTCTCTATTGCCACCTCCCACCAACACGGAACTTCTAGTAACTACCTGTCTCAACCACGGACTCATACCTGTTTCTCTGCACATGTTGTCCCATCCCTTCTGTCTTTTGAACATGGAACATGCAGCCAGGGTCCTGATCTGGTGTTTTTGGTACTCAGAGCGGGGCTACTCCCCAAGTCAGTAAGTGTGAGGAACTGAACTGCCAGTGTCAGACCCAGACTGGGGTGTGGAAGCTGGCAGGTGCATAAAGCTGAGCTCCCTGACCCCTGACTCTTGGCTCCCCTATTCCTCAGGCCATCCACTTGGACATGCAGTTGGGTGAACACACCAATGATTATACGGAAATTGCAGCCAACGACAAGCTGACCCTGCTGCATCTGCGCGTGCAGCAGCTGGTGGAGCAGGTGGAACAGATCCAGAAGGAGCAGGAGTACCAGAGGGTGAGGGACTGGGCTGGCTCAGGTGGGACAGGGGATGTGTAACCACCCAGGGAGTGGCACTTCCAATTCCTCCCCCAGGGAGCGATTCAGTTCTAGCCAGGCAGCTTCTCGGTTGTCCTCTCCCACAGTGGCGAGAGGAGCGCTTCCGGCAGACCAGCGAGAGCACCAACCAGCGGGTGCTGTGGTGGTCCATTCTGCAGACCCTCATCCTTGTGGCCATCGGCATCTGGCAGATGCAGCACCTCAAGAGCTTCTTTAAAGCTAAGAAGCTGGTGTAGATGGGCGCCAGAGACCAGAGGTCCCACCACCACTCGCTCCCCTTCTGCTGACTGATGGCAAATGGACTGACTTGGTCTGTCTCCTGGCTTCCCCCACCCCTTCTAACCCCGCAGGGCTTCCTTGCTGCTGGAAGGGAGACAAAGGACCTCTTTGACTGGTTTCTCAGCCAGCACTGGGGAGAGGATGGGTTTCCAGCTGGAGATACTTGGGTGGGGGGAGCTGTAGGctcctttgtgtctctgtgaTGCTGAGCAGGAGGCATGTGAGGGTATCCCCAACCCCCATGTTAAACAGGGTGGATGAACTATCCTGAGATGGAGAAATAAGAGTCACCATAAATTGTAACTGACCAGCTTTATCGCCTAAACATGTATTGCCTCCTACTTTGCAATTCAGTCTGGTGTTATATGTGTCCAATCAGATGTTAACGTTGCAGGCCCTGCATGCATTGGTGGGGGACTGATCCCTAAATGGATGGGGTAAAGGAAGCTTGTACCCCAGAAGCCTAGCAACATGTGGAGCCTTTCCAGAAAAGTCCAACTTGGACCCGTATTTCGGGTAACCTGAATGCTATTGGTAATCTTctgccactctctctctctctgggctccGGTCAGGCTCATGTGCTATCTCATTCCAATCATCTGGATTAGGGGGTACTTCCAGGAGTCAGAGGGGTACCTCTCTCTTCCTGCTACTTTTCAGTCAACCTGTGTCTCTCTTTATGATGTCATTGGCTAATTTTTTCAGGAGTTGCTCATTATTGCAGGATTCCAAGTCACTGTTTCCGTTATATTCAACATCTCCCATAACTCAGCTTTCACATGTGCACACAGGTGTAGATGCAAAGGCATCCGTAACCCCATTGCTCTGCCTGACCTAGCCCAACTTTACCAGGCCCTATGCTGATTGTCCTCCTGGAATATTTGTCATCTCATGTGAATTTGACATTTTCTGTTATAAGGAAATTCACTAGTTGGCACCCTCAACAAAATCAAATCCAAATTGTCAAGGCCAAAGTTACCAATAAAGGGAGACTCCCTATGAGGACAGGCAGTTGTGACAGCCCCGGCTCTTGGCCCCTGAGATAGACTCACCCTCTTCTGGGATACTCTTCCGGGATGACTGCAAGCCTCATGGTGCTGCCCATTTGTGGATATGGCCATGATTGGCCCTTAAATTATGAATGAGACTTAACTGAAGGCTGGTGGAGAGGCCACTAGAGAGTtacttctggccagagaacgtgACCTTAGGGTCCACTTCCCTCACCGGAAGCTGGGGGGATGTTCTGCTCTCTGCTGCATGGGAAGCAGAGTGAGCCAGACAGGTACCTTCTTGCCTACAGAACCTGTGGTCTGACAGCAAATGAGGCAGGACGTTGAACAAGATGTAAGGGTGATGCATGCTTCGAAGGATAAGGACGTGGGCTAAGGGCAACCTGACAGGAGCCCTGGCTTAGTctaggtggtcagagaaggctgcTTTTTAGATCTGAGACTCATGATAGGAGTTagctgggggaagagcattctggcCAGAGAGAATAGCACATACGGAAGCCCTAAAGCAAGAAAGAATATGGCGATTTGGGGAAACCAAAAGAAGGCCACTACATCAAAATCCCGACTCCAGAGAAGCTGCCTGCAGCCTGCCTTCCAAATTATGACTTCACGTGTAGGACTTGCCTCTTCCCAATGATTTGCCCCAGAATGACCACCCTTTTCAGGCCTCTGTCCTCTACCCTTGGGGGTGAGACTTTATGCAAACACTTCAATGGGGAAACAAGTCACAAAGGAGCAGGGGGAAAACAGCACACACAGGGAGTAGGGAGTTCCTTTGTGTCAACCCCCAATCCATGGGACCTCCACAGTCAGTGGAGGAAATGACACATGTCCGTTTTAGAGAACAGGGCCAGCTAGCAAGGGATGGCTATTCCAAAACCTGgccaattcaactcaattcttgATGTTCTTGTCTCTGTCTCAGCTACTTTTCTACAGGTAGAGGAAAGTCCCAAACAAAGAGCTAAGACTCCCTGCCTCTGTTTTTACAGAGCTGGCCGTAAGGATGGGAAGTGTCTAAGTTCACTGCGGCTCCTCTAACAAATTACGGCAAACTTGGTAAATTCAAACAGAGAgaatccttcctttctcttccagcttctggtggctcaagcattccttggtttgtatCTACATCACTCCAAACTCAgcattcattttctcctcttgtgtctccatcttctcctcttctgggtcttataaggacacttgtcatttggatttaggacccacccaggtaatccaggatgatctcatctcaaggtccttaaattaattatattggcaaagaccctttttccaaataatgtcatATTCACAGGATCTGGGGGTTAGGACGTGGACATATCTTTTgagggggccaccattcaacccacgaCAGAGAGCAAGAAGTGTACACATGATAAGGTACCACGTGATTTAATAAGTGGGCAAGTCAGAGCTCTTAGAATTCAGGATGGGGTGAGActtggatggatggaaggatggatggatgggaaaaGGATGTCAAGAAAGTCTTTATAAAGGAGATGGTACTTCAGTAGAACAGTGAAGAATGGGAGGGCTTGAACATGAAGAATGGGGAAGGAATTCCAGCTGGGTGAAATGGAGCCTGTAGAGATGCAAATGTACAAAAGATTTCAATATAATTCAACATAGAATTCAGTACCCCTGCATTCGATAACATGGTAAGACAGATgctttcaaaaagaaatgaatcagGAAAATAAGTGTAGCATGAATAGGATGAAGCCAGGGGGGAAGTTAGATCAAACAATGGATGGAAGTGAATATTCTTGCTACAAATTGGACAACTAGAAGTAGGCTGGGCTGTAATCACAGGCTTCAGACTGGTGGCTTGCAAGTATATTTTGTTTGTCCTTcacagtgtttaaaaattttttaattaattgccAACAGTAACAGTGCCAGCACTTTCTGTAGTATAAAATTTGGGACATATGGGATAGGCAAGTTGGTTGGATGAAGGAGTTTGAAGCTGTTTTGCAGATCTGACATAAATGTGAGCAAATGACAGTTGTGCATATCCAGGAGGCATGATGAAGATTGTGAGGAAGGAGTGGCCCTCTCTCCCTAGAGAACACTGTCTTAGGCAATCACTCATGTATGAGAGAGCCTTTCTGGAAGTCCAGGTTTCCAGAGGAGAAGTTCCAGCACATGGTTGGAGCAGAAAAATACGTGTTTGGACACACTGGAGAGGGTAAGAGGAGCATTTTGACTTCACCTGCATCACCTGTCCCTCAAGGTGGCATGGCTCAGTGCAAAGAAATCACTTTCTTGGCCAGTGATTTCTCCCATGGGGTAAAATGAAAGCATGTAAGTGAGCACGCAGCTTCCCAACAGTGCAGGACAATGCCAAAGAGGCCCATTTCTCTCTTGTCCCATCCAGAGTACTGAGTCATGAGCTGCCTGACTGGGGAtgggaagaggctgggagagtgGCAGATAGGACTCTCAGAGGGTGTTAAAGGAACGTGGATCCTACTAACTGTGTCATGAACTCCACTGAGGAGCCTTCCCATGAGCTGCTGAAGACAGTTTGCCCACAGATCCCCCAGTTGCCCACAGGCACTGCCAGTGCTCCATGTGCCTCAACTACACACACCTCCACCCTGTGGTCAGCTCCATGTATGCACTTCTGATGTAGGTGAGAGCAGCTTTGGCAGATAGCTGGTGAGCATGTGCAGAAAGTTGGCCTAAATCTGCCAGCCAGGGAGAGACCACAAACTTGAGCTTCACCTCCACCCTTGGGAAAGCAAAAGGGTGTCTGTCAGCATCTGGCCTGGTGCATTGCAGGATGGAGAGAAACATGCAAGCTTAAGAATTTtgccacaagagggagcaagaagtgTGGAGCAGGTGTAGCCATAGAAAGTCTGAGAAAGCCTTAGAATCCCTACCAGGGCTGACAGAAGGGATTTCTCTCCCAAAGTCAGTCAGTAAAGACTGGAGTAGGTGACTTATACTTCAAATATGAAGACAGCAGCACAAGACGTccaggaacatgaaaaatcaaggaaacgtGACACCACTAAAAAATCACAATACTCTTCTAGTAACTGATGCTAAAGACATGGAGATCTATGACTTACCTGCTAAAGAagtcaaaatagctgttttaaggaagctccatgagctacaagaaaacatagacaaCTGAATGAAATCGGGAAAAGAATACACAAACAAAATTAGAAGtttaacaaagagagagaaattgtaaaaaggaaccaaaccaaaactctggagctgaagaatacaatgaatgaaataaaaaatgcaacagaGAGCATCAACATCAGAatagatcaagcagaagaaagaatctgtgaatcATAAGACAAGACCTTTGGAATTATCCAGTCATAGgagaacaaagtaaaaagaattaaaaagagtgaagaaagcctatgtgatCTATGAAAGCCTATGCGACCTATGGGATAacatcaaaagaaacaatatgcAAATTattggaattccagaaggagggaaaagagggcAGAAAGCTTatgtaaagaaataatggctgaggggctggccccgtggccgagtggttaagttcgcgcgctctgctgcaggcggcccagtgtttcgtcagttcgaatcctgggcgcggacatggcactgctcatcagaccacgctgaggcagcgtcccacatgccacaactagaaggacccacaacgaagaatacacaactatgtaccgggggctttggggagaaaaaggaaaaaataaaatcttaaaaaaaaaagaaataatggctgagaacttcccaaatctggggagagatttggctatccaagttcatgaagctcataGGTCACCAAACAAACTCAACTCAAAGAGATGTCcaggacacattataataaaattgtc
The nucleotide sequence above comes from Equus przewalskii isolate Varuska chromosome 13, EquPr2, whole genome shotgun sequence. Encoded proteins:
- the LOC103567053 gene encoding transmembrane emp24 domain-containing protein 9-like, with amino-acid sequence MEKYQPSPQWINLFVFVKDPENKNLLARQYGPQGSFTFTSQSPGEHQICLHLESIRFALFYDGKLAIHLDMQLGEHTNDYTEIAANDKLTLLHLRVQQLVEQVEQIQKEQEYQRWREERFRQTSESTNQRVLWWSILQTLILVAIGIWQMQHLKSFFKAKKLV